One region of Gorilla gorilla gorilla isolate KB3781 chromosome 15, NHGRI_mGorGor1-v2.1_pri, whole genome shotgun sequence genomic DNA includes:
- the OR4E1 gene encoding olfactory receptor 4E1: MEEAILLNQTSLVTYFRLRGLSVNQKAQIAMFSMFLIFYVLTLTGNILIVITIIYDHRLHTPMYFFLSNLSFIDVCHSTVTVPKMLRDMWSEEKLISFDACVTQMFFLHLFACTEIFLLTVMAYDRYVAICKPLQYMIVMNWKVCVLLAVALWTGGTIHSIALTSLTIKLPYCGPDEIDNFFCDVPQVIKLACTDTHVIEILIVSNSGLISMISFVVLVVSYAVILLSLRQQISKGKRKALSTCAAHLTVVALFLGHCIFIYSRPSTSLPEDKVVSVFFTAVTPLLNPIIYTLRNEEMKSNLNKLVGRKERKEEK, from the coding sequence ATGGAAGAGGCCATCCTACTCAATCAAACTTCTTTAGTGACATATTTTCGGCTTAGAGGTTTATCTGTAAATCAGAAGGCACAGATAGCTATGTTTTCCATGTTCCTCATTTTTTATGTCCTGACACTGACTGGGAACATTCTCATTGTCATAACTATTATCTATGACCACCGGCTCCATACTCCCATGTATTTCTTCCTAAGCAACCTGTCCTTTATTGATGTCTGCCACTCCACTGTCACTGTCCCCAAGATGCTGAGAGACATGTGGTCAGAGGAAAAGCTCATCTCTTTTGATGCCTGTGTGACTCAGATGTTCTTCCTGCACCTCTTTGCCTGCACAGAGATCTTCCTCCTCACCGTCATGGCCTATGATCGGTATGTGGCCATCTGTAAACCCCTGCAGTACATGATAGTGATGAACTGGAAGGTATGTGTGCTGCTGGCTGTGGCCCTCTGGACAGGAGGGACCATCCACTCCATAGCCCTCACCTCCCTTACCATCAAGCTGCCCTACTGTGGTCCTGATGAGATTGACAACTTCTTCTGTGATGTACCTCAGGTGATCAAGCTGGCCTGCACTGACACCCACGTCATTGAGATCCTTATTGTCTCCAACAGTGGATTGATCTCCATGATCTCTTTTGTGGTCCTGGTGGTGTCCTACGCAGTCATCCTGCTGAGTCTGAGGCAGCAGATCTCCAAGGGCAAGCGGAAGGCCCTGTCCACCTGTGCAGCCCATCTCACTGTAGTTGCACTGTTCCTGGGACACTGCATCTTCATCTATTCCCGCCCATCCACAAGCCTCCCAGAGGACAAGGTAGTATCTGTGTTTTTCACTGCAGTCACCCCCCTGCTGAACCCCATTATCTATACCCTtaggaatgaagaaatgaagagtaaCTTGAACAAGTTAGtggggagaaaagagaggaaagaagaaaaatga
- the OR4E2 gene encoding LOW QUALITY PROTEIN: olfactory receptor 4E2 (The sequence of the model RefSeq protein was modified relative to this genomic sequence to represent the inferred CDS: substituted 1 base at 1 genomic stop codon) gives MDSLNQTKVTEFVFLGLTDNWVLEMLFFMAFSAIYMLTLLGNILIIIATVFTPSLHTPMYFFLSNLSFIDICHSSVTVPKMLEGLLLERKTISFDNCITQLFFLHLFACAEIFLLIIMAYDRYVAICTPLHYPNVMNMRVCIQLVFALWLGGTVHSLGQTFLTIRLPYCGPNIIDSYFCDVPLVIKLACTDTYLTGILIVTNSGTISLSCFLAVVSSYMVILVSLXKHSAEGRRKALSTCSAHFMVVALFFGPCIFIYTRPDTSFSIDKVVSVFYTVVTPLLNPFIYTLRNEEVKSAMKQLRQRQVFFTKSYT, from the coding sequence ATGGACAGTCTAAACCAAACAAAAGTGACTGAATTTGTCTTCTTGGGACTCACTGATAACTGGGTGCTGGAGATGCTGTTTTTCATGGCATTCTCAGCCATTTACATGCTAACGCTTTTGGGGAACATTCTCATCATCATTGCCACAGTCTTTACTCCAAGTCTCCATACCCCCATGTATTTCTTCCTGAGCAATCTGTCCTTTATTGACATCTGCCACTCATCTGTCACTGTGCCTAAGATGTTGGAGGGTTTGCTTTTAGAAAGAAAGACCATTTCCTTTGACAACTGCATCACACAGCTCTTCTTCCTACATCTCTTTGCCTGTGCCGAGATCTTTCTGCTGATCATTATGGCGTATGATCGTTACGTGGCtatctgcactccactccactaccccAATGTGATGAACATGAGAGTCTGTATACAGCTTGTCTTTGCTCTCTGGTTGGGGGGTACTGTTCACTCACTAGGGCAGACCTTCTTAACTATTCGTCTACCTTACTGTGGCCCCAACATCATTGACAGCTACTTCTGTGATGTGCCTCTTGTTATCAAGCTGGCCTGCACAGATACATACCTCACGGGAATACTGATTGTGACCAATAGTGGAACCATCTCCCTCTCCTGTTTCTTGGCCGTGGTCAGCTCCTATATGGTCATCCTGGTTTCTCTTTGAAAACACTCAGCTGAAGGGCGCCGGAAAGCCCTGTCTACCTGCTCGGCCCACTTCATGGTGGTTGCCCTCTTCTTTGGGCCATGTATCTTCATCTATACTCGGCCAGACACCAGCTTCTCCATTGACAAGGTGGTGTCTGTCTTCTACACAGTGGTCACCCCTTTGCTGAATCCCTTCATTTACACCTTGAGGAATGAGGAGGTAAAAAGTGCCATGAAGCAGCTCAGGCAGAGACAAGTTTTTTTCACGAAATCATATACATAA